From Chryseobacterium salivictor, a single genomic window includes:
- a CDS encoding zeta toxin family protein encodes MSEKNLYIIAGCNGAGKTTASFTILPEILDCKEFVNADEIAKGLSPFQPEKVAFEAGRIMLKRIDELFNNEENFAFETTLATRTYKQKILKAKQQGYNTILLFFWLKNPDLAKERVKLRVKEGGHNIPPEVIERRYLNGIKNLFDIYLSIVDQVLIFDNSEGSHHLIAEKYGDENVFIVHQEKFNTLKKYHDKTR; translated from the coding sequence ATGAGTGAGAAAAATCTTTATATAATTGCTGGTTGTAATGGTGCTGGAAAAACCACAGCGTCTTTTACTATTTTACCTGAAATCCTTGATTGTAAAGAATTTGTGAACGCCGATGAAATAGCAAAAGGGTTGTCGCCATTTCAGCCTGAAAAAGTTGCTTTTGAAGCCGGTAGAATTATGCTGAAGCGAATAGATGAGCTCTTTAACAATGAGGAAAATTTCGCATTTGAAACAACTCTAGCAACGAGAACATATAAACAAAAAATTTTAAAAGCAAAACAACAGGGATATAACACGATTTTACTTTTCTTCTGGCTTAAAAATCCGGACTTGGCAAAAGAGCGGGTAAAATTAAGAGTAAAGGAAGGAGGGCATAATATTCCGCCTGAAGTTATTGAGAGAAGGTATTTGAACGGCATTAAAAACTTATTTGATATTTATCTTTCAATTGTTGACCAGGTTCTAATTTTTGATAATTCAGAAGGAAGCCATCACTTAATTGCTGAGAAATATGGGGACGAAAATGTTTTTATCGTTCATCAAGAAAAATTTAACACCTTAAAAAAATATCATGACAAAACAAGATAA
- a CDS encoding SIMPL domain-containing protein → MNKNIIAIAIAAAGFIIGLAFLGSAIKNRNRADNTISVTGLGSNKFTSDLITWSGNFSRNSFELKSAYDELANDKKIIENYLVSKGIPKDKMVFSAVDIQKQFTYTNDSNGSSHQTFAGYQLSQTVSINSKEVAKIENLSRNITEIINLGIEFTSSPPNYFYTKLADVKQQMIADATKDAKQRAEKIAENSGSKLGHLKRATMGVTQITAPNSTEEYSYGGTFNTSSKDKEARITIKLEYEVD, encoded by the coding sequence ATGAATAAAAACATTATCGCCATCGCCATTGCGGCAGCAGGTTTCATCATCGGTCTTGCGTTTTTAGGCAGCGCCATTAAAAATAGAAATAGAGCGGATAATACCATTTCTGTTACCGGATTGGGAAGTAATAAATTTACCTCAGACCTTATTACCTGGAGCGGAAATTTTTCCCGTAACAGTTTCGAACTCAAATCCGCTTACGACGAATTGGCAAACGATAAAAAGATCATTGAAAATTATTTGGTGTCCAAAGGAATTCCGAAAGATAAGATGGTTTTTTCGGCCGTAGATATTCAGAAGCAATTCACTTATACCAATGATTCTAATGGATCCAGTCATCAGACTTTTGCAGGTTACCAACTTTCACAAACTGTTTCTATCAACAGCAAAGAGGTGGCGAAAATCGAAAATCTTTCGCGAAACATTACCGAAATTATCAATTTGGGAATCGAATTTACTTCTTCTCCACCGAATTATTTCTACACCAAATTGGCCGACGTCAAACAGCAGATGATTGCCGATGCCACAAAAGATGCCAAACAGCGCGCAGAAAAAATCGCCGAAAATTCCGGTTCAAAATTGGGACATTTAAAAAGAGCTACGATGGGTGTTACCCAAATCACCGCACCCAATTCCACGGAAGAATATTCTTATGGCGGGACGTTTAATACTTCGTCCAAAGACAAGGAGGCGCGTATTACAATTAAGCTGGAATATGAGGTTGATTAA
- a CDS encoding GLPGLI family protein: protein MKTNFIFLIILCSVYGNAQTHRFIYDVEYKKDSTMNLTTKENYHLDITGNEVLYYTRDYFIADSLVANNIPFPKEMKLNTSTIVKHQKGSSDFSEYDLLENTILGLQTKDSQIWKLSTDKKLVKDLILQKATTTWGGRNWIAWFTTEFPFQEGPYKFHGLPGLITEISDDKNNYKFSLAKSEKIKEPAGNQYLEIAHQMSVPVTWEKYKSAKLKYYESPVNFIKNGTGNSSNNEFYLNDGTIVNSSNSREVNDRLRNIIKKYNNPINLNMAIFYP, encoded by the coding sequence ATGAAAACTAATTTTATTTTTTTGATCATACTTTGCAGTGTTTATGGTAATGCGCAAACTCACCGATTTATTTATGATGTTGAGTACAAAAAAGATTCTACCATGAACCTGACCACCAAAGAAAACTACCATTTAGATATTACCGGGAATGAAGTTCTTTACTACACGAGAGATTATTTTATTGCAGATTCCTTGGTCGCAAATAATATTCCTTTTCCCAAAGAGATGAAACTGAATACTTCCACCATTGTCAAACATCAAAAAGGAAGTTCAGATTTCAGCGAATACGATTTGCTAGAAAATACAATTCTCGGATTGCAAACAAAAGATTCCCAAATCTGGAAACTAAGCACCGATAAAAAGTTGGTCAAAGATTTAATACTTCAAAAAGCCACCACAACTTGGGGAGGTAGAAATTGGATTGCGTGGTTTACTACAGAATTCCCTTTTCAGGAAGGACCTTATAAATTTCATGGCCTGCCGGGATTAATTACCGAGATTTCGGACGATAAAAACAATTATAAATTTTCTTTAGCAAAATCGGAAAAAATAAAAGAACCGGCAGGAAATCAATATCTTGAAATAGCGCATCAAATGAGTGTTCCCGTAACTTGGGAAAAGTATAAAAGTGCAAAATTAAAATATTATGAATCTCCTGTGAATTTTATAAAAAACGGAACAGGAAATTCCAGTAATAATGAATTTTATCTGAACGATGGAACAATTGTCAATTCTTCAAATAGTAGGGAAGTGAACGATCGATTGAGAAATATTATCAAAAAATATAATAATCCTATTAATTTGAATATGGCGATTTTTTATCCATAG
- a CDS encoding protein-disulfide reductase DsbD family protein produces the protein MKFKNWFILIVLFLFQGISAQIKDPVKFKYQINSLPNNEYEAVLTATIDKNWHIYSKDLPPDSGIPTEMKLSSKDGINLIGKVAEVGKKHDEFSEAFGAQIVYYSDKVLFKQKFSLKNNAKPANVVAEITYQTCDDRVCLAPNTLEFEQKVIPIAATETVSTTEEITATAITGENKDSIRTIEIQETTITTPIPAVQEGLKVASIDFANPQTDCGIVQEKNSENFWTYLLLGFFGGLIALLTPCVFPMIPLTVSFFTKGSKDKAKGKRDAFIYGFFILLIFVLLSVPFHIIDGIAGNVFNQISTSVWLNIVFFIIFLFFAGSFFGYYDITLPSSIANKSSKAEDAGGIIGIFFMALTLVIVSFSCTGPILGSLLGSSLTGSANIPMLLTFALAGFGFSWAIVFGLLALFPQALQSLPKSGGWMNTVKVVLGFIELGLALKFLSKADLVSKTFFLKRELFIVIWILISIGLVLYLFGKIKFPHDDKKAKISMTRKVIGVLGIGFIIYLIQGLFPGERPKLQYLSGILPPINVSYLHDEKDGILGMHPEHDYFKAIEIAKKENKPLLIDFTGYGCENCRKMEEFVWSEPDILPILQNEVILASLYVDDKEALPENEQTSVDMGNGQKKKVKTIGDKWSLFQQINFNNNSQPHYVLVTPDGKVINTPVSGYMPKEDFKAFLECGIAYFKTKR, from the coding sequence ATGAAATTTAAAAATTGGTTTATCCTCATCGTCCTTTTCCTTTTTCAAGGAATTAGCGCACAAATAAAAGATCCTGTAAAATTCAAATACCAAATTAATTCATTACCAAACAATGAATATGAAGCCGTTTTAACCGCCACGATTGATAAAAACTGGCACATTTATTCCAAAGATTTGCCACCAGATTCCGGGATTCCTACCGAAATGAAACTCAGTTCCAAAGACGGGATCAACCTCATCGGGAAAGTCGCAGAAGTGGGTAAAAAGCATGATGAATTTTCGGAAGCTTTCGGCGCTCAAATCGTTTATTATTCTGACAAGGTTTTATTTAAACAGAAATTCAGCCTTAAAAATAATGCAAAACCGGCAAATGTTGTTGCTGAAATCACCTATCAAACCTGTGATGACCGCGTTTGTCTGGCACCGAATACTTTAGAATTCGAGCAGAAAGTAATTCCCATTGCGGCTACCGAAACAGTAAGTACAACCGAAGAAATCACCGCGACGGCCATTACCGGCGAAAATAAAGACAGCATCCGAACCATTGAAATTCAGGAAACAACAATTACTACTCCAATTCCTGCAGTTCAGGAAGGTTTAAAAGTAGCCTCTATTGATTTCGCCAATCCGCAAACAGATTGTGGAATTGTTCAGGAAAAAAATTCAGAAAATTTCTGGACGTATCTGCTATTAGGATTTTTCGGCGGATTGATCGCTTTGTTGACTCCATGTGTTTTTCCGATGATTCCTCTGACGGTTTCTTTCTTCACCAAAGGATCGAAAGACAAAGCAAAAGGGAAAAGAGATGCCTTTATTTACGGATTTTTCATCCTCTTGATTTTTGTATTACTAAGTGTTCCGTTTCATATTATTGACGGAATTGCCGGAAATGTTTTCAATCAAATTTCCACAAGTGTTTGGTTGAATATTGTATTCTTCATCATATTTCTGTTTTTCGCCGGAAGTTTCTTCGGCTATTACGACATTACATTACCGAGTTCGATTGCCAACAAATCTTCGAAAGCAGAAGATGCAGGCGGAATTATCGGAATCTTTTTCATGGCTTTAACGTTGGTCATTGTTTCATTTTCATGTACGGGACCCATTTTAGGAAGTTTATTGGGAAGTTCTCTTACCGGTTCGGCAAATATTCCTATGTTACTGACTTTTGCTCTTGCAGGATTTGGATTTTCATGGGCAATCGTTTTTGGATTGCTGGCTTTGTTTCCACAGGCTTTGCAAAGTTTACCAAAATCTGGAGGTTGGATGAATACGGTGAAAGTTGTTTTAGGTTTCATCGAATTAGGACTGGCTTTAAAATTCTTATCAAAAGCAGATTTGGTTTCCAAAACATTCTTCCTGAAAAGAGAATTATTTATTGTGATCTGGATTCTGATTTCGATTGGTTTAGTTCTTTATTTATTCGGGAAAATCAAATTTCCACATGATGATAAAAAAGCTAAAATTTCGATGACCAGAAAAGTGATCGGCGTTTTAGGAATCGGATTTATCATCTATTTAATTCAGGGATTATTTCCCGGAGAAAGACCGAAGCTGCAATACCTGAGTGGAATTTTGCCTCCAATCAATGTGAGTTATCTCCATGATGAAAAAGACGGGATTTTAGGAATGCATCCGGAACATGATTATTTCAAAGCCATTGAAATTGCGAAAAAAGAAAACAAACCCTTGTTGATCGACTTTACAGGTTACGGTTGTGAAAACTGCCGTAAAATGGAGGAATTCGTCTGGAGCGAACCGGATATTTTACCGATTTTACAAAACGAAGTAATATTAGCCTCTTTATATGTTGATGATAAAGAAGCGCTTCCAGAAAACGAGCAAACCTCGGTTGACATGGGCAACGGACAAAAGAAAAAAGTGAAAACGATTGGTGACAAATGGAGTTTGTTCCAGCAGATCAACTTTAATAATAATTCCCAGCCGCACTATGTTTTGGTAACACCGGACGGAAAAGTAATCAATACGCCCGTTTCCGGATATATGCCAAAAGAGGATTTCAAAGCCTTCCTGGAGTGCGGGATTGCTTATTTTAAGACGAAGAGATGA
- a CDS encoding GNAT family N-acetyltransferase: MIWFEELQMRKKLSRIYAAYESTFPEDERREQKQFLALLENPDCFIFAVKNDDDFVGYLILWKLENSCFLEHFEVFEEYRNLKLGSQILAELKEKFGNIVLESEPNSLGEMAERRINFYIRNGFSVISQDYIQPSYGIGKNSINLFLLSNFAVENVKKIEEELLSKVYQL, from the coding sequence ATGATTTGGTTTGAAGAATTGCAGATGCGTAAAAAACTTTCGAGAATTTATGCGGCTTACGAAAGCACTTTTCCGGAAGACGAACGAAGAGAGCAGAAACAATTTCTCGCTTTATTAGAAAATCCTGACTGTTTTATTTTCGCCGTAAAAAACGATGATGATTTTGTCGGTTATTTAATTCTTTGGAAATTAGAAAATTCCTGTTTTTTGGAACATTTCGAAGTCTTTGAAGAATACCGAAATCTGAAATTAGGTTCGCAGATTTTAGCAGAATTAAAGGAAAAATTTGGCAATATCGTTTTAGAATCTGAACCGAATTCTTTAGGTGAAATGGCTGAAAGAAGAATTAATTTTTACATCAGAAATGGTTTCTCGGTTATTTCGCAGGATTATATCCAACCGAGTTACGGGATTGGCAAGAATTCAATCAATTTATTTTTGCTGAGTAATTTTGCCGTGGAAAACGTGAAGAAAATTGAAGAAGAACTGCTTTCTAAAGTTTATCAGTTGTAA
- a CDS encoding PspC family transcriptional regulator encodes MLNNLRHKMERQWFGVLTRMGAKLGIPVSKLRVFFIYSTFATAGVFFLIYLGLAFTLWIKDMFITRRPNVFDL; translated from the coding sequence ATGCTGAATAATTTAAGACATAAAATGGAAAGACAATGGTTTGGAGTGCTCACAAGAATGGGCGCCAAACTGGGAATTCCGGTTTCTAAACTTCGGGTATTTTTTATCTACTCCACTTTTGCAACTGCGGGCGTTTTCTTTCTCATTTATTTGGGTTTAGCCTTTACCCTGTGGATTAAGGATATGTTTATCACCCGACGGCCAAACGTTTTTGATTTATAA
- a CDS encoding OmpA/MotB family protein has translation MNIGKIGAVLGMALLMTSCVSKKQFDALNTNYNQCITNVGERQREIQDLKGVNSGLASENALLKGQNDALKSSLDACLSNSGKGSANIDKLIGEINSSNKYIKQLISTNSKNDSLNLALSNKLKRSLDNIADNDVQVKVLKGVVMISLSDNMLYKTGDYNILPAAQDVLGKVAKVINDYDTYSVLIEGNTDNVPLSSNNLPKDNWDLSALRATSMAKVLQTRFGVNPARITAGGRSEYNPKTTNASVSGRAENRRTEIIIMPKLDEFMKLMDIAPVKN, from the coding sequence ATGAATATTGGAAAAATAGGAGCCGTTCTGGGAATGGCATTATTGATGACTTCTTGTGTAAGCAAGAAGCAGTTTGATGCATTGAATACAAATTACAACCAGTGTATTACCAATGTTGGTGAGAGACAACGTGAGATTCAGGATTTGAAAGGTGTTAATTCCGGTCTGGCAAGCGAAAATGCTTTGCTAAAAGGACAAAACGATGCTTTGAAATCTTCCCTCGATGCGTGTTTATCAAATAGTGGAAAAGGTTCTGCGAATATTGATAAATTAATTGGAGAGATCAATTCTTCTAACAAATACATCAAGCAATTAATTTCTACCAATTCTAAAAACGACAGTTTGAACTTGGCTTTGTCTAATAAATTAAAACGTTCTTTGGATAATATCGCAGATAACGATGTTCAGGTGAAGGTTTTAAAAGGAGTGGTCATGATTTCTCTGTCTGACAATATGTTGTACAAAACGGGAGATTATAACATTTTACCTGCCGCACAGGATGTGTTAGGAAAAGTCGCGAAAGTGATTAACGATTACGATACTTATTCTGTATTGATCGAAGGAAATACCGATAATGTTCCGTTGAGTTCTAATAATTTACCAAAAGACAACTGGGATTTATCAGCGTTGAGAGCAACATCAATGGCGAAAGTTCTTCAGACAAGATTCGGCGTTAATCCAGCGAGAATTACGGCTGGCGGACGAAGCGAGTACAACCCGAAAACCACCAACGCATCTGTTTCCGGAAGAGCGGAGAACAGAAGAACAGAAATTATCATCATGCCTAAATTAGATGAATTTATGAAGTTAATGGATATTGCTCCAGTGAAAAACTAA
- the tilS gene encoding tRNA lysidine(34) synthetase TilS, whose translation MVNSKTFQHALEEISADYRNANFLLAVSGGADSMVLLHLFKSTDLTLQVAHINYKLRGSDSDEDQKLVQEFCKKHTIPFHLYQVSEKDNQPKNSIQDWARTIRYDFFRKIQQDQKLDFIVTAHHLNDQLETFIINLSKASGIKGLSGIPANENKILRPLLGFSKQEIYDFAKENKIEFREDLSNQKNDYLRNKIRNEIVPHLLKVNENFLENFGKSISYLNQSKNFIEEQISGIEKEIIIHQEDYLIMKKDLFFNQSNFVRFEILRKYGFNEGEEIEKIRKAKTGKNFISSEYQLTIDRKILILKKIADEIETEDKEEIILTLNDENQILIPDLVLSEIKELGKMEWKFDAEKILFPLKLRRKKDGDLFFPIGMIGKKKISKFFKDEKIPILAQQKIWLLCDGEDRILGVLPLRQDRRFVASKESPEIIKVKS comes from the coding sequence TTGGTTAACTCAAAGACTTTTCAGCATGCTTTGGAAGAAATCTCCGCTGATTACCGGAATGCAAATTTTCTACTTGCAGTTAGTGGTGGCGCTGATTCTATGGTATTGCTTCATTTATTTAAATCAACGGATTTAACATTGCAAGTCGCTCATATTAACTATAAACTCCGTGGAAGCGATTCTGATGAAGACCAGAAGTTAGTACAGGAGTTTTGTAAAAAACACACGATTCCGTTTCATCTATATCAAGTTTCCGAAAAAGACAACCAACCCAAAAATTCGATACAGGATTGGGCGAGAACCATTCGGTATGATTTCTTTCGGAAAATTCAGCAGGATCAAAAACTGGACTTTATTGTCACCGCACATCATCTGAATGACCAACTGGAAACTTTCATCATCAATCTTTCAAAAGCATCCGGAATTAAAGGATTAAGTGGAATTCCTGCGAATGAAAACAAAATTCTGAGACCGCTGCTTGGTTTTTCTAAACAGGAAATTTATGATTTTGCTAAAGAAAATAAGATTGAATTCCGGGAAGATTTATCCAATCAAAAAAATGATTATTTAAGGAATAAAATCCGCAACGAAATCGTGCCGCACCTGCTGAAAGTCAATGAAAATTTTTTGGAAAACTTTGGAAAGAGCATTTCATATCTCAATCAATCCAAAAATTTCATTGAAGAACAAATTTCAGGGATCGAAAAAGAAATTATCATCCATCAGGAGGATTATTTAATAATGAAGAAAGATCTCTTTTTTAATCAAAGTAATTTTGTCCGGTTTGAAATCCTGCGAAAATATGGTTTTAATGAAGGTGAAGAAATTGAAAAAATCCGAAAAGCAAAAACCGGTAAGAATTTTATTTCCAGTGAATATCAGCTCACCATCGACCGTAAAATCTTGATTTTAAAAAAGATTGCGGATGAAATTGAAACAGAGGATAAGGAAGAAATTATTTTGACTTTAAATGATGAAAATCAAATCCTGATTCCCGACCTGGTTCTTTCAGAAATTAAAGAATTAGGAAAAATGGAATGGAAATTTGATGCTGAAAAAATCCTGTTTCCTTTAAAGTTAAGACGAAAAAAGGATGGCGATTTATTCTTTCCAATAGGAATGATAGGCAAAAAGAAGATCTCAAAATTTTTTAAGGATGAAAAAATCCCTATTTTAGCCCAGCAAAAAATCTGGCTTTTGTGCGACGGTGAAGATCGTATATTAGGAGTGCTCCCGTTGCGCCAGGACAGAAGATTTGTAGCATCTAAAGAAAGTCCAGAAATCATAAAAGTAAAATCATAG
- a CDS encoding AAA family ATPase produces MNVFDLIINDREAVSLEDVFLNKYNHQNIQQLIKEHRYVDELTKYGLPVNNKILLQGHSGCGKTTTAKAIAHALGKPIMILNLSNVVCSRIGETSQNLKQVFDKAAREKAVLFLDEFDQIGKERGSDDKDVGEMRRLVNTIIQLIDYYPANAMLIAASNHAEIIDIALLRRFQLRINFEMPNDAVLDSYYDRLLKSFPEHLKNFERLYHVSFAEAKDYAFTKIKSLLIAKLEKEENK; encoded by the coding sequence ATGAATGTATTCGACCTTATTATCAATGACAGAGAAGCCGTTTCTTTAGAAGATGTTTTCCTGAATAAATACAATCACCAAAATATTCAGCAACTCATCAAAGAACACAGATATGTTGACGAACTTACCAAATACGGTTTGCCGGTGAATAACAAAATTCTACTGCAGGGACATTCCGGCTGCGGAAAAACCACGACCGCAAAAGCCATCGCTCACGCACTCGGAAAGCCTATCATGATTTTGAACCTGAGTAATGTGGTCTGTTCCAGAATTGGGGAGACTTCACAGAATCTGAAACAGGTTTTCGATAAAGCTGCCCGGGAAAAAGCAGTTCTTTTCCTGGATGAATTCGACCAGATCGGTAAGGAAAGAGGAAGCGATGATAAAGATGTTGGCGAAATGCGAAGACTGGTCAATACGATTATTCAGCTCATCGATTATTATCCGGCCAATGCTATGCTTATCGCCGCTAGCAATCACGCCGAAATTATCGATATTGCTTTGTTAAGAAGATTTCAGCTCAGAATTAATTTTGAAATGCCCAATGATGCTGTCTTGGACTCTTACTATGACAGGCTTTTGAAATCTTTTCCCGAACATCTGAAGAATTTTGAGCGGTTGTATCATGTTTCTTTCGCCGAAGCAAAAGATTATGCTTTTACGAAAATAAAATCTTTACTGATCGCAAAATTAGAAAAGGAAGAAAATAAATGA
- a CDS encoding O-methyltransferase produces MSFFEENCPEMDRYLENHTSAEPDILKRLRKETFQKTTQPHMISGYLQGRFLALLSKMLQPKNILEIGTFTGYATLCLAEGLSKEGKITTLDINEELAYLPRKYFNESEFADQIDFQLKDAKVFLEETEEIFDFVFIDADKENYVEYFNLIKPKIKSGAVILFDNVLWYGKVLEEHPKQKSTQIIKELNDMVSKEENFENVILPLRDGLHLIRKK; encoded by the coding sequence ATGAGTTTTTTTGAAGAAAATTGTCCCGAAATGGACCGCTATTTAGAAAATCACACCTCGGCAGAACCCGATATTCTGAAAAGATTACGAAAAGAAACTTTCCAGAAAACGACGCAGCCGCACATGATTTCCGGTTATCTGCAGGGAAGATTTCTGGCGCTTTTGTCGAAGATGTTGCAGCCGAAAAATATTCTGGAAATAGGAACTTTTACCGGTTATGCGACTTTGTGTTTAGCCGAAGGTTTATCAAAAGAAGGGAAAATAACCACTTTAGACATTAATGAAGAATTGGCCTATTTACCCAGGAAATATTTTAATGAAAGTGAATTTGCAGATCAGATCGATTTTCAGTTAAAAGATGCCAAAGTTTTTTTAGAAGAAACAGAGGAGATATTTGACTTTGTTTTCATCGATGCTGACAAAGAAAATTATGTTGAGTATTTCAATTTAATAAAACCCAAAATCAAAAGCGGTGCAGTTATTCTTTTTGATAATGTATTGTGGTATGGAAAGGTTTTAGAAGAGCATCCAAAACAAAAATCAACGCAAATAATAAAAGAACTGAATGACATGGTTTCAAAAGAGGAGAATTTCGAAAATGTTATTTTACCTTTGCGGGACGGACTTCACTTAATCAGAAAAAAATAA